One window of the Endomicrobium proavitum genome contains the following:
- a CDS encoding glycosyltransferase family 9 protein — MEKIVFFHMNQLGDLLFSLPVLKAAKQETGAKIYSVVKPALAPLLISSGVADATIEKGVSFFRFVKIIKSEKFSKAVLFSESPSSLSAAFLAGISKRFGFNTASLNFLLTNKTARTGVPSLFNNKNLGAAFGLKNIQSDYTSIIKIPKENSERVREWFKNKNLDSKKVIAVSAGASKKRQSKRLDNGKWAEIIDALSAKGFSCVLSGAAFEKESMAELSLMCKNRPEIFAAENGILDSAAFLQEAALFAGIDSGAMHLAAAAGAKCVGVFGNTDPLQVGPMPLEKHSIVKKDNVADIKASEVISAILKNFEF, encoded by the coding sequence ATGGAAAAAATAGTATTTTTTCACATGAACCAGCTTGGTGATTTGCTTTTTTCTTTGCCGGTTCTTAAAGCCGCAAAACAAGAGACCGGCGCTAAGATTTATTCGGTTGTTAAGCCTGCGCTTGCGCCTCTTTTAATTTCGTCTGGCGTTGCTGATGCTACTATTGAAAAAGGCGTTTCGTTTTTTAGATTTGTAAAAATAATAAAAAGTGAAAAATTTTCTAAAGCGGTGCTTTTTTCGGAATCTCCGTCGTCTCTATCGGCAGCGTTTCTTGCCGGAATTTCAAAAAGATTCGGCTTTAATACGGCTTCTTTGAATTTTCTTCTTACAAATAAAACCGCAAGAACAGGCGTGCCGTCGTTGTTTAATAATAAAAATCTCGGCGCTGCTTTCGGTTTAAAAAATATTCAGAGCGATTATACGTCAATAATAAAAATCCCGAAAGAAAATTCGGAACGCGTCCGCGAATGGTTTAAAAATAAAAATTTAGATTCTAAAAAAGTTATAGCCGTTTCCGCCGGAGCAAGCAAGAAAAGACAAAGCAAACGTCTTGATAACGGCAAATGGGCTGAAATTATAGACGCTCTGTCGGCAAAAGGTTTTTCGTGCGTTTTGTCGGGAGCCGCTTTTGAAAAAGAGAGTATGGCCGAACTGTCTTTAATGTGTAAAAACCGTCCTGAAATTTTTGCGGCGGAAAACGGAATATTAGACAGCGCCGCGTTTTTGCAGGAAGCCGCGCTTTTTGCGGGAATAGATTCCGGCGCAATGCATTTGGCGGCTGCCGCGGGCGCAAAATGCGTAGGCGTTTTCGGCAATACGGATCCCTTGCAGGTGGGGCCTATGCCGCTTGAGAAACATTCAATTGTTAAAAAGGATAATGTCGCAGATATTAAAGCGTCGGAAGTTATAAGCGCAATTTTGAAAAATTTTGAATTTTAA
- a CDS encoding 3-deoxy-D-manno-octulosonic acid transferase has protein sequence MTKFFLAAYNSLFAVLLIPFFLIVLLFSGKYRKELFYRLPERFVKWKFPNRGSKKIVWLHCASLGEIRAAEPIIDDLRKDFFIVLTVVTKTGRQYAEKLNKADFISLLPLDLYPLMLKAIKKINPEILIIVETELWVSMLYAAKKLNVKVVTVNGRMSEKSFKMYKKMRFFWKRFVGLIDIVFARSQDDAERFKVLSGGKTEIIVTGNIKYDRDFSANADRKDFGLKDEDFVFTAGSVRDGEEEFIAQAYKKAAAKSGNIKFFLAPRHLTRIGKVKNILEKNEIKYSLLSELNGALLPGFKSSNFIVVDTFGKLQSIYSVSDVCYVGGSLVDKGGQNPVEPAAYSKPVLFGKHMDNFKTESEILLRYKGAFTVLNADDIAYEINRFASDKDFLAKAGGNALAAVKSQKGAVGVTIQNLRQQLKNEK, from the coding sequence ATGACAAAATTTTTTCTGGCAGCATATAACTCTCTTTTTGCTGTTCTACTAATTCCATTCTTTTTAATAGTTTTACTTTTCAGCGGAAAATACAGAAAAGAACTTTTCTATCGTTTACCGGAGCGTTTTGTAAAATGGAAATTTCCGAACCGGGGAAGTAAAAAAATTGTGTGGCTGCATTGCGCGTCTTTAGGCGAAATCCGCGCCGCCGAACCTATTATTGACGACTTAAGAAAAGATTTTTTTATAGTCTTAACGGTAGTTACCAAAACGGGCAGGCAATACGCCGAGAAATTAAATAAAGCCGATTTTATTTCGCTTCTTCCTTTAGATTTATATCCGTTAATGCTCAAGGCTATAAAAAAAATAAATCCGGAGATACTTATTATAGTTGAAACGGAGCTTTGGGTTTCCATGCTTTATGCGGCAAAGAAATTAAACGTTAAAGTTGTAACCGTAAACGGGCGCATGTCGGAAAAATCTTTTAAAATGTATAAAAAAATGAGGTTTTTCTGGAAGCGTTTTGTGGGGCTTATAGACATTGTTTTTGCAAGAAGCCAAGACGACGCCGAACGTTTTAAAGTTTTAAGCGGCGGGAAGACTGAAATTATTGTTACAGGCAATATTAAATACGACAGAGATTTTTCCGCTAACGCCGACAGAAAAGATTTCGGCTTAAAAGATGAAGATTTTGTTTTTACGGCCGGCAGCGTTAGAGACGGCGAGGAAGAGTTTATAGCGCAGGCTTATAAAAAAGCCGCGGCTAAAAGTGGGAATATAAAATTCTTTTTAGCGCCAAGACACTTAACGCGTATCGGCAAGGTTAAAAATATTCTTGAAAAAAATGAAATAAAATATTCTTTGCTGTCGGAGTTAAACGGCGCGCTTCTTCCCGGTTTTAAAAGCAGTAATTTTATTGTAGTTGATACTTTCGGGAAATTGCAGAGCATATATTCTGTTTCGGACGTTTGTTATGTAGGCGGTTCTCTTGTAGATAAGGGCGGACAAAATCCCGTAGAACCTGCCGCTTATTCAAAGCCCGTGCTGTTTGGAAAGCATATGGACAATTTTAAAACCGAGTCTGAAATTCTTCTGCGTTACAAGGGCGCTTTTACGGTGTTAAATGCCGACGATATAGCTTATGAAATAAATCGCTTTGCTTCCGATAAAGATTTTTTGGCTAAGGCGGGGGGAAACGCGCTTGCCGCCGTTAAATCTCAGAAAGGCGCGGTTGGCGTTACCATACAAAATTTAAGGCAGCAGCTTAAAAATGAAAAATAA
- a CDS encoding glycosyltransferase family 9 protein: MKILIIKPSSFGDIIQALPCANALKEAYPGCFISWVVFNQWQDLPKLCSDIDEVIFWDRKNGLNGFFEVLGKVRATDFDLIIDLQGLLRSAFLAKFAKGKVKLGVPGMKELSNLLIKEVYPQNALMNATLRNLEPLRFLTGKKYEPKINITPDETLFKQFEPQLGKDFISFLPFARGKGKDWSLENYYELTDMFAEKYPDTKIAVLGSLGDFGKFQHNKITDLCGATDISSLAAVLSKSFLAVGADTGPMHLASVLQTPSVFIFGASDINETAPYIGKFSLLINKENPADIDKVTPTEVFAEIEKWKK; encoded by the coding sequence ATGAAAATACTAATTATTAAACCGAGTTCTTTTGGAGATATAATTCAAGCTTTGCCTTGCGCAAACGCGCTTAAGGAAGCTTATCCCGGCTGTTTTATAAGCTGGGTTGTGTTCAATCAATGGCAGGATTTGCCGAAACTTTGCTCTGATATTGACGAAGTTATTTTTTGGGACAGAAAAAACGGGCTTAACGGTTTTTTTGAAGTTTTAGGAAAAGTGCGCGCGACGGATTTTGATTTAATAATAGATTTGCAGGGGTTGCTGCGAAGCGCGTTTCTTGCAAAATTTGCAAAAGGGAAAGTTAAACTCGGCGTTCCCGGAATGAAAGAGTTAAGCAATTTGCTTATAAAAGAGGTTTATCCGCAAAATGCGTTGATGAATGCAACTTTGCGAAATTTAGAGCCGCTTCGTTTTTTAACCGGCAAAAAATACGAACCTAAAATAAATATAACTCCCGACGAAACTTTGTTTAAGCAATTTGAGCCGCAGCTTGGAAAAGATTTTATTTCTTTCTTACCTTTTGCAAGAGGCAAAGGTAAAGATTGGAGTTTGGAAAATTATTATGAACTTACGGATATGTTTGCGGAAAAATACCCGGATACAAAAATTGCCGTCTTAGGTTCGCTCGGAGATTTTGGAAAGTTTCAACACAATAAAATTACCGATCTTTGCGGAGCTACGGATATTTCTTCTCTTGCGGCTGTGCTGTCAAAAAGTTTTTTAGCTGTTGGGGCGGATACGGGACCTATGCATTTGGCTTCTGTTTTGCAAACTCCGTCGGTGTTTATTTTCGGCGCTTCCGATATAAATGAAACGGCTCCTTATATAGGGAAGTTTTCGCTTCTTATAAACAAAGAAAATCCTGCGGATATAGACAAAGTAACTCCAACGGAAGTTTTTGCGGAAATAGAAAAATGGAAAAAATAG
- the nadC gene encoding carboxylating nicotinate-nucleotide diphosphorylase, whose amino-acid sequence MNLQNIINSALEEDGVFNDITTREFISKDKKAKAVLIANKGGVLCGVECFIKVFKTIDKNCKIKVNIGDCSKIKKGDKILEISGRAHAILSGERTALNFLQHLSGIASITNEFVTAAKGSKTKIYDTRKTIPGYRELAKYAVRCGGGANHRMGLFDMVLIKDNHISLTNNLTEKINNFRRKHKNILVEVECENSAQVGHALQARADIIMLDNMGYAQTKKMIELIRKYSTKDYRPEIELSGGINRATAKKYAKLNAERISIGMITHSAPALDITLETTIN is encoded by the coding sequence ATGAACCTACAAAACATTATCAATTCCGCATTAGAAGAAGACGGCGTTTTTAACGACATAACAACAAGAGAATTTATCTCTAAAGATAAAAAGGCTAAGGCTGTTTTAATAGCAAACAAAGGCGGAGTGCTTTGCGGCGTAGAATGTTTTATAAAGGTTTTTAAAACTATAGATAAAAACTGTAAGATAAAAGTAAATATCGGCGACTGTTCAAAGATAAAAAAAGGCGATAAAATTTTAGAGATAAGCGGCAGAGCGCATGCAATTTTGTCGGGCGAAAGAACGGCTTTAAATTTTTTGCAGCATTTGTCCGGCATAGCCAGCATTACAAACGAATTTGTAACGGCAGCCAAAGGTTCTAAAACAAAAATTTACGACACAAGAAAAACTATTCCCGGATACAGAGAGCTTGCCAAATATGCCGTTCGCTGCGGCGGCGGCGCTAACCACAGAATGGGTTTGTTTGATATGGTTCTAATAAAAGATAATCATATAAGCCTTACAAATAATCTTACCGAAAAAATAAATAATTTCAGACGTAAACATAAAAATATTCTTGTTGAAGTTGAATGCGAAAACTCCGCGCAGGTTGGTCACGCGCTGCAGGCGCGCGCAGATATTATTATGCTTGACAACATGGGATATGCCCAAACGAAAAAAATGATAGAACTTATAAGAAAATATTCCACAAAAGATTACAGACCCGAAATAGAACTTTCCGGCGGCATAAACAGAGCAACCGCAAAAAAATACGCTAAACTTAACGCTGAAAGAATATCTATAGGCATGATAACCCACTCTGCGCCCGCTTTAGACATAACATTAGAAACAACCATAAATTAA
- the secF gene encoding protein translocase subunit SecF, which translates to MNFINNTHIDFIGKRRIFFFISVFLLVVSLGAYILKGPNYGIDFTGGMLIQISFDNNVKLQDVRGSLESAGLSSFELQTADKTVMVRAKGNIGAQQEFENKITSALSSAFKGNKLTVEKVEYVGPSVGEYISNRAVLAFLLAFLGMIVYVAFRFKSTLWGVAGVAGIIHDVVITFGMVMLVSKEIDVIVIAALLTVAGYSINDTIVLFDRIRENLRLSAKENFATIINNSINQVLLRTVVTTVTVFIVACALFFLGGDVLHTFAYIMVIGTVLGAYSTIFICAPLVYEWETRKRKRAQLSK; encoded by the coding sequence GTGAATTTTATAAACAATACGCACATAGATTTTATAGGCAAGCGCCGCATATTCTTTTTTATATCTGTGTTTTTGCTTGTGGTTTCTTTAGGCGCATATATTTTAAAAGGTCCTAACTACGGTATAGATTTTACCGGCGGTATGCTTATACAGATTTCTTTTGACAATAACGTAAAACTTCAAGACGTTAGAGGGTCTCTTGAATCCGCAGGGCTTTCTTCTTTTGAACTTCAAACTGCCGATAAAACGGTTATGGTAAGAGCTAAAGGCAATATAGGCGCGCAGCAGGAGTTTGAAAATAAAATTACATCCGCTCTCTCGTCGGCATTTAAGGGTAACAAACTTACCGTAGAAAAAGTAGAATACGTAGGACCTTCCGTAGGAGAATATATTTCAAACCGAGCTGTTCTTGCGTTTCTTTTGGCTTTTTTGGGTATGATTGTTTACGTGGCCTTCAGATTTAAATCCACGTTGTGGGGCGTTGCCGGCGTGGCAGGCATTATTCACGACGTAGTTATAACTTTCGGAATGGTTATGCTTGTAAGCAAAGAGATAGACGTTATAGTTATCGCGGCGCTTCTTACTGTTGCGGGATATTCTATAAACGACACAATTGTTTTATTTGACAGAATCAGAGAAAATTTAAGGCTTTCTGCAAAAGAAAATTTCGCAACAATAATAAACAACAGCATAAATCAGGTTCTGTTAAGAACAGTTGTTACAACCGTTACGGTTTTTATCGTCGCATGCGCGCTTTTCTTTTTAGGCGGAGACGTTTTGCATACGTTTGCTTATATTATGGTTATAGGCACCGTCTTAGGCGCATACTCCACAATTTTTATATGCGCGCCGCTTGTTTACGAGTGGGAAACCAGAAAACGTAAACGCGCGCAATTGTCTAAATAA
- a CDS encoding NAD(P)H-dependent glycerol-3-phosphate dehydrogenase, with product MKITVLGAGSWGATLAALLFENGNDVVLWEFDKKRAENLQSRKIKPFAAGNDLPKDLLVTNSLDSFKDSKTVLFAVPSQYMRSTCKYLKDNGVSLDGKLIISATKGIENETLLRMSEVINEVFPGTYKNIAALSGPSHAEEVCMKMPTAVTSASESAEAAEKTRKLFMNKYFRVYNQTDIIGVETGAALKNVFAIASGIVDGLNFGDNTKAAIVSRGLKELARIGVALGGKEETFYGLSGAGDLMVTCFSRHSRNRAVGEAVGKGKSADEAEKSLGMVAEGIKNAISAYEVGKKLKVEVPIINEVYKVLFKGKKALDAVTELMTRAPKHEQE from the coding sequence ATGAAAATAACAGTTTTAGGAGCAGGTTCTTGGGGAGCTACTCTTGCCGCGCTTTTGTTTGAAAACGGCAACGATGTCGTTCTTTGGGAGTTTGATAAAAAAAGAGCCGAAAATTTACAGTCGCGCAAAATAAAACCTTTCGCGGCGGGAAATGATTTGCCGAAAGACTTGCTTGTGACAAACTCTTTAGATTCATTTAAAGACAGCAAAACCGTTTTATTTGCAGTTCCGTCGCAGTATATGCGTTCCACGTGCAAATATTTGAAAGATAACGGCGTTTCTTTAGACGGAAAACTTATAATAAGCGCCACCAAAGGCATAGAAAACGAAACGCTGTTAAGAATGTCCGAAGTTATAAATGAAGTTTTTCCGGGAACTTATAAAAATATTGCCGCATTATCAGGCCCCAGCCACGCGGAAGAGGTTTGCATGAAAATGCCTACCGCGGTTACATCTGCGTCGGAATCTGCTGAAGCCGCCGAAAAAACAAGAAAGCTTTTTATGAACAAATACTTCAGGGTTTACAATCAAACCGATATAATAGGCGTTGAAACTGGCGCCGCGCTTAAAAATGTTTTTGCGATAGCTTCGGGTATTGTTGACGGTTTAAATTTCGGCGATAATACAAAAGCGGCAATAGTTTCAAGAGGTTTAAAAGAGCTTGCAAGAATAGGCGTTGCTTTGGGAGGAAAAGAAGAAACTTTTTACGGACTTTCCGGCGCAGGAGATTTAATGGTAACGTGTTTTTCAAGACACTCAAGAAACAGAGCCGTCGGCGAAGCGGTAGGCAAGGGTAAAAGCGCCGACGAAGCGGAAAAAAGCTTGGGCATGGTTGCCGAAGGCATAAAAAATGCAATAAGCGCCTATGAAGTAGGTAAAAAACTAAAAGTTGAAGTTCCGATTATAAATGAAGTTTATAAAGTTTTATTTAAAGGCAAAAAAGCTTTAGACGCAGTAACGGAACTTATGACAAGGGCTCCCAAACATGAACAAGAATGA
- a CDS encoding MerR family transcriptional regulator: METLQIPDKEYFSIGEVSQITQVVKHTLRYWESEFKLLRPARKSSGQRRYRKEDLELVFKIKDLLYNKRYTIEGVKKYLLADKRKKQIDLPGTETEHSPDSKILRELKEELKQILKLLKK, translated from the coding sequence ATGGAAACGCTTCAGATCCCGGATAAAGAATATTTTTCAATAGGCGAAGTTTCCCAGATTACGCAGGTTGTTAAGCACACTTTGCGCTACTGGGAAAGCGAGTTTAAGCTTTTGCGCCCCGCAAGGAAAAGTTCCGGGCAGAGAAGATATCGCAAGGAAGATTTAGAGCTGGTTTTTAAAATAAAAGATTTATTGTATAATAAGCGCTACACAATTGAAGGCGTAAAAAAATATTTGCTTGCCGATAAGCGAAAAAAGCAAATAGATTTGCCGGGCACTGAAACGGAACACAGTCCGGATTCAAAAATATTAAGAGAACTTAAAGAAGAGCTTAAGCAAATTTTAAAACTGTTAAAAAAATAA
- the plsY gene encoding glycerol-3-phosphate 1-O-acyltransferase PlsY: MFIINEGIVFMTTKILYVVLTYLCGSIPFAYIIAKLAAGIDIRTAGSGNPGATNVFRTVGAGAGSVTFILDAAKGFLPVFLARIIFDNPSFYYLVAVAAAAMTGHMFTVFLKFKGGKGVATGCGVFLALMPLPAAYALIVFALVFLCSGYVALGSVFAAASLPISAIISKSYSVEYVVFAFFAAALVIYKHRENIKRLIAGTEHRFKIFGSGKK; the protein is encoded by the coding sequence ATGTTTATAATAAATGAGGGCATCGTTTTTATGACTACAAAAATTCTTTATGTTGTTTTAACTTATCTTTGCGGATCAATTCCGTTTGCTTACATAATTGCAAAACTTGCCGCAGGAATAGATATAAGAACGGCAGGTTCCGGCAATCCCGGGGCGACAAACGTTTTTAGAACCGTCGGCGCGGGCGCGGGAAGCGTAACTTTTATATTAGATGCGGCAAAAGGTTTTCTGCCGGTTTTTTTAGCAAGAATTATTTTTGACAATCCTTCGTTTTATTATTTAGTTGCGGTTGCGGCCGCCGCTATGACCGGACATATGTTTACCGTTTTCCTAAAATTTAAAGGCGGAAAGGGCGTAGCTACCGGCTGCGGAGTTTTCTTGGCGCTTATGCCTTTGCCTGCGGCGTATGCTTTAATTGTGTTTGCTTTGGTTTTTTTATGTTCAGGATACGTTGCGCTCGGTTCTGTTTTTGCGGCCGCTTCGCTTCCGATTTCTGCAATTATTTCAAAAAGTTATTCTGTTGAATATGTAGTTTTTGCTTTTTTTGCGGCGGCGCTTGTAATTTATAAACACAGAGAAAATATTAAGAGGCTTATTGCCGGCACAGAACACAGATTTAAAATTTTCGGGAGCGGCAAAAAATGA
- a CDS encoding glycosyltransferase family 9 protein produces MKNKIISGVVFLVVWLFDKTVRKKFINGRPYASEPSLYPFWHGTSLQMVMNNQKSGIVIMTSLSKDGDLISSLVKSFGFDTVRGSSSRGAEKALKEMVRLALEGKKLAYAADGPRGPYHKLKSGIIYTAQKSGLPIYPVATCPKRKITLRSWDRTEIPIPFTKVIQIYSAPIYVKPEDDIEQKRVEVENELNKIFEFVSSAYWQKDISRYLSLNPSAKILIVQPSRIGDIIFALPTLAAIKRKYPHAKISWIVDERCYEILEGNPLLDKIFIWDRTKRSLGYYKKLRKSLRNERFDLSIDLHGLAKSAMLVKLAGAKFKIASSSTNGMREFSRFFSKEIKNTNAQAHCIDRHLETAKYLQCDGKIEYPIYIPEHAYESVKVKLENKGVDIKNIIAMHAGGGWTSRRWAAVKFGQLAEKLNKEFGADIILIGGKEGGLSEKGLSEDILSSSKVKITDMTGEFTLKELCAFFKLCKVFVGNEAGPMHIATALNIPSVAILGPTNAKRTGPYAGGNTQIIQHKFSCQPCRNRSCKNPVCMHDIGVEEVFEAVKNTYGRLEV; encoded by the coding sequence ATGAAAAATAAAATAATTTCGGGAGTTGTTTTTCTTGTCGTTTGGCTGTTTGATAAAACGGTAAGAAAAAAATTTATAAACGGCAGACCATACGCGTCTGAACCGTCTTTGTATCCTTTTTGGCACGGCACTTCTCTTCAAATGGTAATGAACAACCAAAAAAGCGGAATTGTTATCATGACCAGTCTTTCCAAAGACGGAGATTTAATTTCTTCCTTGGTAAAATCTTTCGGTTTTGACACCGTTAGGGGGTCTTCAAGCAGAGGCGCGGAAAAAGCGTTAAAAGAAATGGTTCGTCTTGCGCTTGAAGGTAAAAAACTTGCGTATGCCGCCGACGGTCCCAGAGGACCTTATCATAAATTAAAATCAGGAATAATTTATACCGCGCAAAAAAGCGGACTTCCCATATATCCCGTTGCAACCTGCCCCAAAAGAAAAATAACGCTTCGCTCTTGGGACAGAACGGAAATTCCTATACCGTTTACAAAAGTCATTCAGATTTATTCTGCTCCCATTTACGTTAAGCCGGAAGACGATATAGAACAAAAAAGGGTTGAAGTTGAAAACGAATTAAATAAAATTTTTGAATTTGTCAGCAGCGCTTATTGGCAAAAAGATATTTCAAGATATCTATCGCTTAATCCGTCGGCTAAAATTTTAATAGTGCAGCCGTCAAGAATAGGCGATATTATTTTTGCTCTCCCCACGCTTGCGGCAATTAAAAGAAAATATCCTCATGCAAAAATAAGCTGGATTGTTGACGAGAGATGTTACGAAATACTTGAAGGCAACCCGCTTCTTGATAAAATTTTTATTTGGGACAGAACCAAAAGAAGTTTGGGTTACTATAAAAAATTAAGAAAGAGTTTACGCAACGAACGTTTTGATTTAAGCATAGACCTGCACGGTTTGGCAAAATCCGCAATGCTTGTTAAGCTTGCGGGCGCAAAATTTAAAATAGCGTCGTCTTCAACAAACGGCATGAGAGAGTTTTCGCGGTTTTTTTCAAAAGAAATTAAAAATACGAATGCTCAGGCGCATTGCATAGACAGGCATTTGGAAACCGCAAAATATTTGCAGTGCGACGGTAAAATTGAATATCCCATATATATTCCCGAGCATGCTTACGAAAGCGTTAAAGTAAAATTAGAAAACAAAGGCGTTGACATAAAAAATATTATCGCAATGCATGCCGGCGGCGGCTGGACGTCAAGAAGGTGGGCGGCGGTAAAATTCGGGCAGCTTGCGGAAAAATTAAATAAAGAATTCGGCGCGGATATTATTCTTATAGGCGGTAAAGAAGGAGGCTTAAGCGAAAAAGGTTTAAGCGAAGATATTCTTTCATCGTCAAAAGTTAAGATAACCGATATGACCGGAGAGTTTACGCTTAAAGAGCTGTGCGCATTCTTTAAACTTTGCAAAGTTTTTGTAGGCAACGAAGCGGGACCAATGCATATAGCGACGGCTTTAAATATTCCCTCAGTGGCAATTTTAGGTCCTACAAACGCAAAAAGAACAGGTCCGTATGCCGGCGGAAATACGCAGATTATACAACACAAATTTTCGTGTCAGCCGTGCAGAAACAGAAGCTGTAAAAATCCCGTCTGCATGCATGATATAGGCGTTGAAGAAGTTTTTGAGGCGGTAAAAAATACTTATGGAAGATTGGAAGTTTAG
- a CDS encoding HU family DNA-binding protein, producing MNKNDVAKTLSNILSSKKEADNAVNRVFEELKTALKNGEKVVITGFGSFNMLVTKTKKGRNPKTGETLLISPMKKVRFKQSKEFFDK from the coding sequence ATGAACAAGAATGATGTTGCAAAAACATTGTCTAATATTTTAAGCTCTAAAAAAGAAGCCGATAACGCTGTCAACAGAGTTTTTGAAGAGTTGAAAACGGCGTTAAAAAACGGCGAGAAAGTTGTTATCACAGGTTTTGGAAGTTTTAATATGCTGGTTACAAAAACAAAAAAGGGGAGAAATCCTAAAACAGGAGAAACCCTTCTTATCTCGCCTATGAAAAAAGTAAGATTTAAACAATCTAAAGAGTTTTTTGACAAATAG
- the der gene encoding ribosome biogenesis GTPase Der has protein sequence MLTKVAIVGRPNVGKSTLFNRFIGRKKAIIHDTPGTTRDRNDYEVNWKDKKFIVTDTAGWSGDESVFSKDMERQLNLAVEQADIILFVVDGKIGIHPFDAEIAKQIRQSKKTAILVVNKIDTQAEETKGYEFYSLGFDEVVFISANHGRSINELLDKVWSNIKYDRTTKQAQEVLKIILVGKPNVGKSSFVNSVSKEERSIVHDAPGTTRDSLTVNVNFNNKDYILIDSAGLHRGSKMKDDMEYLSTLSTDYAIEDADVAVLVADASQGIGETEVKIARLLHEKRKPVIVAVNKWDLIEDKEQAAKYFTEQFRERVKFMDWADVVFISAKTGQRLERIFQEAEIVYRQYNRQLTQEELNALVRDAVARKPLVRKGKVLKFKEYAQVAVKPPVFIFSVNDLELLHFSYERFLENFFRERFGFHGTPIVLKFRQFFRISGKSNIN, from the coding sequence ATGCTCACTAAAGTTGCTATTGTCGGCAGACCTAATGTTGGCAAGTCAACATTATTTAATAGGTTTATAGGCCGTAAAAAAGCTATCATTCACGATACGCCCGGCACAACTCGCGACAGGAACGATTACGAAGTAAATTGGAAAGATAAAAAGTTTATAGTAACAGACACGGCGGGGTGGAGCGGGGACGAATCCGTATTTTCTAAAGATATGGAACGCCAGCTTAATTTAGCCGTAGAGCAAGCGGATATAATTTTGTTTGTTGTTGACGGTAAAATCGGCATTCATCCGTTTGACGCCGAAATTGCAAAGCAAATACGTCAAAGCAAAAAAACCGCTATTCTTGTTGTAAATAAAATAGACACGCAAGCTGAAGAAACCAAAGGTTACGAATTTTACAGTCTTGGTTTTGACGAAGTGGTTTTTATATCGGCAAACCACGGACGCAGCATAAACGAATTGTTGGATAAAGTTTGGTCTAACATAAAATACGACAGAACAACTAAACAGGCGCAGGAAGTTTTAAAAATTATTTTGGTGGGAAAACCTAACGTCGGAAAATCTTCTTTTGTAAATTCGGTTTCCAAGGAAGAAAGAAGCATAGTTCACGACGCTCCCGGAACTACGCGGGATTCTTTAACGGTAAACGTTAACTTCAACAATAAAGATTATATTCTCATAGATTCGGCAGGTCTTCACAGAGGCAGTAAGATGAAAGACGATATGGAATATCTTTCAACTTTAAGCACAGACTACGCAATTGAAGACGCCGACGTTGCGGTTTTGGTTGCCGACGCTTCGCAGGGAATAGGCGAAACGGAAGTAAAAATTGCAAGGCTGCTGCACGAAAAAAGAAAACCCGTAATAGTTGCCGTAAATAAATGGGATTTAATTGAAGATAAAGAACAGGCTGCAAAATATTTTACCGAACAGTTCAGAGAAAGAGTAAAATTTATGGACTGGGCGGACGTAGTTTTTATTTCCGCAAAAACAGGACAAAGGCTTGAGCGCATATTTCAGGAAGCCGAAATAGTTTACCGTCAGTACAACAGACAGCTTACGCAGGAAGAGCTTAACGCGCTTGTGCGCGATGCAGTGGCAAGAAAGCCGCTTGTGAGAAAAGGAAAAGTTTTAAAGTTTAAAGAATACGCGCAGGTTGCGGTAAAACCTCCGGTATTTATTTTTTCCGTCAACGATTTGGAACTTTTGCATTTTTCATACGAAAGATTTTTAGAGAATTTTTTCAGAGAAAGATTTGGCTTTCACGGAACGCCGATAGTTTTAAAATTTAGACAGTTTTTTAGAATTTCAGGCAAAAGCAATATCAATTGA